One window from the genome of Pedococcus badiiscoriae encodes:
- a CDS encoding ABC transporter ATP-binding protein, with product MRGVWLHTRGLARQHRGLVLRVLGLHALAALAALAAPWLVGRLVDVVTASHGDTSTVDRIAIGLAAAVVAQTGLTWAARRWSFILGETVFAQLREQFVGRAVNLPLSTVERAGTGDLVARTTNDVEALSHVVRFGIPSLFVASMTVLMTTVAALFTSPLATLPILLGLPFYWFSTRRYLRHASDGYLWERATYAQLNGVVAETVDGARTIDALSLTGVRRARFHEALRECFQAERYTLGLRLHWFPAVVFGYYVPTAGAVLWGGWLAINGHITAGAATAVTLYIHQMTNPLDEVLGWLDEIQVGATSLARVIGVGDVPPDRVATGEQPAGSDLAVDDVRYAYRSGHDVLRGVSLDLRPGERLAIVGPSGAGKSTLGRLMAGIDGPREGSVEVGGVPLVDLTLGQLRGEVALVTQEHHVFVGSLADNLLLARPGAARDELEEALRAVDAHEWATELPEGLDTVVGSGGHPLSEAQSQQVALARLVLADPHTLVLDEATSLLDPRAARHLERSLAAVVEGRTVVAIAHRLHTAHDADRVAVVEDGVVSEIGTHDELVAADGPYAALWASWRNQPNAAVVE from the coding sequence ATGCGCGGCGTCTGGCTGCACACCCGCGGACTGGCGCGCCAGCACCGTGGCCTCGTGCTCCGCGTCCTGGGGCTGCACGCGCTGGCCGCACTCGCCGCCCTCGCCGCGCCGTGGCTGGTCGGCCGGCTGGTCGACGTCGTCACCGCGAGCCACGGCGACACCAGCACCGTCGACCGGATCGCGATCGGCCTCGCTGCCGCCGTCGTCGCCCAGACCGGGCTGACCTGGGCGGCGCGTCGGTGGTCGTTCATCCTCGGCGAGACGGTGTTCGCCCAGCTGCGTGAGCAGTTCGTCGGGCGAGCGGTCAACCTGCCGCTGTCGACCGTCGAACGAGCTGGCACCGGCGACCTCGTCGCCCGCACCACCAACGACGTCGAGGCGCTGTCGCACGTCGTGCGTTTCGGGATCCCCTCGTTGTTCGTCGCGTCGATGACGGTGCTCATGACGACGGTGGCCGCCCTGTTCACCTCACCGCTGGCCACTCTGCCGATCCTGCTGGGCCTGCCGTTCTACTGGTTCTCGACGAGGCGCTATCTGCGGCACGCCTCCGACGGGTACCTCTGGGAGCGGGCGACGTACGCCCAGCTCAACGGCGTCGTCGCCGAGACTGTCGACGGTGCCCGCACCATCGACGCCCTCTCGCTCACCGGCGTCCGTCGGGCGCGGTTCCACGAGGCGCTGCGCGAGTGCTTCCAGGCCGAGCGCTACACCCTGGGCCTGCGGCTGCACTGGTTCCCGGCGGTGGTCTTCGGCTACTACGTCCCCACCGCCGGGGCGGTGCTGTGGGGCGGCTGGCTGGCCATCAACGGCCACATCACCGCGGGGGCGGCCACGGCCGTGACCCTCTACATCCACCAGATGACCAACCCGCTCGACGAGGTGCTCGGCTGGCTCGACGAGATCCAGGTCGGCGCGACCTCGCTGGCCCGGGTCATCGGGGTCGGCGACGTGCCGCCGGACCGCGTCGCCACGGGTGAGCAGCCCGCGGGATCGGACCTCGCCGTCGACGACGTGCGCTACGCCTACCGCTCGGGCCACGACGTCCTGCGCGGGGTGTCACTCGACCTGCGTCCGGGCGAGCGGCTCGCGATCGTCGGACCGTCGGGGGCCGGCAAGTCCACCCTCGGCCGGCTGATGGCGGGCATCGACGGTCCACGCGAAGGCAGCGTCGAGGTGGGCGGTGTGCCGCTGGTCGACCTCACCCTGGGCCAGCTGCGCGGCGAGGTCGCCCTCGTCACGCAGGAGCACCACGTGTTCGTCGGCAGCCTCGCGGACAACCTCCTGCTCGCCCGACCCGGCGCCGCCCGCGACGAGCTCGAGGAAGCCCTGCGCGCGGTCGACGCCCACGAGTGGGCCACCGAGCTGCCCGAGGGCCTGGACACCGTCGTCGGCAGCGGTGGGCACCCGCTCAGCGAGGCGCAGTCGCAGCAGGTCGCGCTCGCCCGCCTCGTGCTCGCCGACCCGCACACGCTGGTGCTCGACGAGGCGACCTCGCTGCTGGACCCTCGCGCGGCGCGTCACCTCGAGCGCTCGCTGGCCGCCGTGGTCGAGGGCCGCACCGTCGTCGCGATCGCACACCGCCTGCACACTGCGCACGACGCGGACCGGGTCGCCGTCGTCGAGGACGGCGTGGTCAGCGAGATCGGCACGCACGACGAGCTGGTCGCCGCCGACGGCCCGTATGCCGCGCTGTGGGCTTCGTGGCGCAACCAGCCCAACGCCGCGGTCGTCGAGTGA
- a CDS encoding ABC transporter ATP-binding protein: protein MQTIPFPDPGRPDTRSTTRFMLWVARKQWRTQLLGMFAGMAWMLAIALVPAAVGKGVDDGIVPGDLGGLLRWALVLIGLGATCAATAAIRHYFAVYNWLFASYRGAQLTAQGAERAGPALTRTMPSGEVVAVFANDVMRLGGLYDVMGRFSGAVVSYAVVGAILLAASPALGWLVLLGGPVMLASLSLIVRPLQRRQARQREEAGRLTTLGADTVAGLRVLRGIGGEQTFLRRYEEQSARVRERGFQVAGIQAALDSAEVLIPGIFVVLVTWLGAREAVAGQITAGQLVAFYGYTAFLTMPLQTAIEVVDRGIRAQIAAGKMLRVMAVQPDHDASRTGTAAVPADDADLVDPLSGTVVRGGLLTAIVSARPEDSASLADRLGRHGPGPHQTTWGGTRLDDLSIADVRRHIVVSEPDPRLFTGVLREQLLGDSARRSGVATDRDEGASNGGRPGAGADCEVMAALTTASALDVLDAVADGLDGTVEERGRSYSGGQRQRLALARALLTDAPVLVLVEPTSAVDTHTEARIAERLAEHRRGRTTVVTTVSPLLLGQADEVVLLEDGLAIATGTHRELLAHPAYRQIVNRAEEDDQ from the coding sequence ATGCAGACGATCCCGTTCCCTGACCCAGGCCGCCCCGACACCCGCAGCACGACGAGGTTCATGCTCTGGGTCGCACGCAAGCAGTGGCGCACCCAGCTCCTCGGGATGTTCGCGGGCATGGCGTGGATGCTGGCGATCGCGCTGGTGCCCGCCGCGGTCGGCAAGGGGGTCGACGACGGCATCGTCCCGGGAGACCTCGGCGGCCTCCTGCGCTGGGCCCTGGTGCTGATCGGGCTCGGGGCCACGTGCGCGGCCACGGCCGCGATCCGGCACTACTTCGCCGTCTACAACTGGCTGTTCGCGTCCTACCGCGGCGCGCAGCTCACCGCACAGGGAGCCGAGCGGGCCGGGCCGGCCCTGACCCGGACCATGCCCTCCGGCGAGGTGGTGGCGGTGTTCGCCAACGACGTGATGCGCCTCGGCGGGCTGTACGACGTGATGGGCCGGTTCTCCGGAGCCGTCGTCAGCTACGCCGTGGTGGGCGCGATCCTGCTCGCGGCCTCGCCCGCCCTCGGCTGGCTGGTGCTGCTGGGCGGCCCGGTCATGCTGGCCAGCCTGAGCCTGATCGTGCGTCCTCTCCAGCGCCGCCAGGCCCGACAGCGCGAGGAAGCCGGCCGACTGACCACGCTCGGCGCCGACACCGTCGCAGGCCTGCGGGTGCTGCGTGGCATCGGTGGTGAGCAGACCTTCCTGCGACGCTACGAGGAGCAGTCGGCGCGGGTGCGCGAGCGCGGGTTCCAGGTGGCCGGCATCCAGGCGGCGCTCGACTCGGCCGAGGTGCTGATCCCCGGCATCTTCGTCGTCCTGGTGACCTGGCTCGGCGCTCGCGAGGCCGTCGCCGGTCAGATCACGGCAGGCCAGCTGGTCGCCTTCTATGGCTACACCGCGTTCCTCACCATGCCGCTGCAGACCGCCATCGAGGTGGTCGACCGCGGCATCCGGGCACAGATCGCGGCGGGCAAGATGCTGCGGGTCATGGCGGTCCAGCCCGACCACGACGCCTCGCGGACCGGCACCGCCGCCGTGCCCGCCGACGACGCCGACCTCGTGGACCCCCTGTCGGGCACCGTCGTGCGCGGCGGGCTGCTGACGGCCATCGTGTCGGCCCGCCCCGAGGACTCGGCGTCGCTCGCGGACCGGCTGGGTCGACACGGCCCCGGTCCGCACCAGACGACCTGGGGTGGCACCCGGCTCGACGACCTGTCGATCGCCGACGTGCGCCGCCACATCGTCGTCAGCGAGCCCGACCCGCGGCTGTTCACCGGCGTCCTGCGCGAGCAGCTGCTCGGCGACAGCGCCCGTCGGTCGGGCGTGGCCACCGACCGCGATGAAGGCGCCAGCAACGGCGGTCGCCCGGGCGCAGGCGCCGACTGCGAGGTCATGGCGGCCCTGACGACCGCGAGCGCACTCGACGTCCTCGACGCGGTCGCCGACGGTCTCGACGGCACCGTCGAGGAGCGCGGCCGCTCCTACTCGGGCGGACAGCGACAGCGCCTCGCCCTGGCGCGGGCCCTGCTCACCGACGCGCCGGTCCTCGTGCTGGTCGAGCCGACCAGCGCGGTCGACACCCACACCGAGGCCAGGATCGCGGAACGCCTCGCCGAGCACCGTCGCGGGCGCACCACCGTGGTGACCACCGTCAGCCCGCTGCTGCTCGGCCAGGCCGACGAGGTCGTGCTGCTGGAGGACGGTCTCGCCATCGCCACCGGCACGCACCGCGAGCTGCTGGCCCACCCGGCATACCGACAGATCGTGAACCGCGCAGAGGAGGACGACCAGTGA
- a CDS encoding SURF1 family protein has translation MLRTALKPRWLGLFALLLVIIAACTQLGLWQLHVAQDKGLADALRKAHEARPALVEAVIRPHQAFPNPQSNRAVTAIGTYAATDQFLVGPRRLGGRTGYWVVTPLDVTATGARLAVVRGFVTDVSRPVAPPAGPVSVDGSLAPGEAPAAAPSGVPGWPRPARGSIDFSLLVNDWRGELYNAFVFAQTESTGTGAAIPVPAGLERVPPPAVTGGLKWRNAAYALQWWVFGGFAAFMWFRMVREDALRDPALEGDPERE, from the coding sequence GTGCTGCGAACCGCCCTCAAGCCCCGGTGGCTGGGCCTGTTCGCCCTGCTGCTCGTGATCATCGCGGCCTGCACCCAGCTGGGCCTCTGGCAGCTGCACGTGGCCCAGGACAAGGGCTTGGCCGACGCGCTGCGCAAGGCGCACGAGGCCCGCCCGGCCCTGGTCGAGGCCGTCATCCGCCCGCACCAGGCCTTCCCGAACCCCCAGTCCAACCGTGCCGTCACCGCCATCGGCACGTATGCCGCGACCGACCAGTTCCTCGTCGGCCCTCGCCGGCTCGGGGGGCGCACCGGCTACTGGGTCGTCACCCCGCTCGACGTGACCGCGACGGGTGCCAGGCTCGCCGTGGTGCGGGGCTTCGTCACCGACGTCAGCCGGCCAGTGGCGCCGCCGGCCGGACCGGTCAGTGTCGACGGCTCGCTGGCGCCGGGGGAGGCTCCGGCCGCGGCGCCGTCCGGTGTGCCGGGGTGGCCGCGGCCGGCGCGCGGCTCCATCGACTTCTCGCTGCTCGTCAACGACTGGCGCGGGGAGCTCTACAACGCCTTCGTCTTCGCCCAGACGGAGAGCACCGGCACCGGCGCCGCGATCCCCGTGCCCGCGGGCCTCGAACGGGTGCCACCACCCGCGGTGACCGGCGGGCTGAAGTGGCGCAACGCGGCATACGCGCTGCAGTGGTGGGTGTTCGGCGGCTTTGCCGCGTTCATGTGGTTCAGGATGGTGCGAGAGGATGCCCTACGTGACCCAGCCCTCGAAGGAGACCCAGAGCGTGAGTGA
- a CDS encoding DUF3817 domain-containing protein produces MSDIKDPVSTRKALRFFKVMAVLSGLALFVLIGIIVVNGGFGKGGASAVWSPIHGLIYFVYVVSIANLGFKVGWSLPKMVLIMLTGFVPLLPFWAERRFAGETEARLAAGRR; encoded by the coding sequence ATGAGTGACATCAAGGACCCGGTGTCCACGCGCAAGGCCCTGCGCTTCTTCAAGGTGATGGCCGTGCTGTCCGGCCTCGCGCTGTTCGTGCTGATCGGGATCATCGTGGTCAACGGTGGTTTCGGGAAGGGGGGCGCGTCCGCGGTCTGGAGCCCGATCCACGGGTTGATCTACTTCGTCTACGTGGTGTCCATCGCCAACCTCGGGTTCAAGGTCGGCTGGAGCCTGCCGAAGATGGTGCTCATCATGCTCACCGGGTTCGTGCCGCTGCTGCCGTTCTGGGCGGAGCGACGGTTCGCGGGTGAGACCGAGGCGCGGCTGGCAGCGGGCCGCCGGTAA
- the guaA gene encoding glutamine-hydrolyzing GMP synthase — translation MPTTPLQARPVLVVDFGAQYAQLIARRVREANIYSEVVPHTMSTAELLAKDPAAIVLSGGPSSVYAEGAPELDRAVLEAGVPVFGMCYGFQAMAQALGGTVAHTGLGEYGATRAAVSDTESTLFNGQPLEQSVWMSHGDSVTEAPAGMAVTASTAGAPVAAIEDDERRLYGVQWHPEVMHSTFGQRVLENFLYRGAGLAGDWTAAHVVEELVESIREKVGDSRVLCALSGGVDSSVAAALVQKAVGDQLTCVFVDHGLLRAGEAEQVEKEFVAATGVDLVVVDARERFLSALAGVTDPEEKRKIIGREFIRVFEQAARDVVGSRGDSDHPVEFLVQGTLYPDVVESGGGTGAANIKSHHNVGGLPEDLQFKLVEPLRSLFKDEVRQVGLELGVPEAIVWRQPFPGPGLGIRIVGEVTAERLSILRAADAIARHELSLAGLDRDIWQCPVVLLADVRSVGVQGDGRTYGHPIVLRPVSSEDAMTADWTRVPYDVLAKISTRITNEVREVNRVVLDVTSKPPGTIEWE, via the coding sequence GTGCCGACCACGCCGCTGCAGGCGCGTCCGGTGCTCGTCGTCGACTTCGGCGCGCAGTACGCGCAGCTGATCGCGCGGCGGGTGCGTGAGGCGAACATCTACAGCGAGGTCGTGCCGCACACGATGAGCACGGCCGAGCTGCTGGCCAAGGACCCGGCGGCGATCGTGCTCTCCGGTGGCCCTTCGTCGGTATATGCCGAGGGCGCCCCCGAGCTCGACCGGGCCGTCCTCGAGGCCGGCGTACCCGTGTTCGGCATGTGTTACGGCTTCCAGGCCATGGCCCAGGCGCTCGGCGGCACGGTGGCCCACACCGGGCTGGGGGAGTACGGCGCGACGCGTGCCGCGGTCTCCGACACCGAGTCCACCCTGTTCAACGGGCAGCCCTTGGAGCAGTCGGTGTGGATGAGCCACGGCGACTCGGTCACGGAGGCGCCCGCGGGCATGGCGGTGACCGCCTCCACGGCGGGCGCGCCCGTCGCGGCCATCGAGGACGACGAGCGTCGCCTGTACGGCGTGCAGTGGCACCCCGAGGTGATGCACTCGACGTTCGGCCAGCGGGTGCTGGAGAACTTCCTCTACCGCGGCGCGGGGCTCGCTGGTGACTGGACGGCGGCGCACGTCGTCGAGGAGCTCGTCGAGTCGATCCGGGAGAAGGTCGGCGACTCGCGCGTGCTGTGCGCGCTGTCCGGTGGTGTCGACTCGTCGGTGGCCGCAGCGCTGGTGCAGAAGGCCGTGGGCGACCAGCTGACCTGTGTGTTCGTGGACCACGGGCTGTTGCGCGCGGGGGAGGCCGAGCAGGTCGAGAAGGAGTTCGTGGCGGCCACCGGGGTCGACCTGGTAGTCGTCGACGCGCGCGAGCGCTTCCTGTCGGCGCTGGCCGGAGTGACGGACCCGGAGGAGAAGCGCAAGATCATCGGGCGCGAGTTCATCCGGGTGTTCGAGCAGGCGGCGCGTGACGTCGTGGGTTCGCGCGGCGACTCCGACCACCCGGTGGAGTTCCTCGTGCAGGGGACGTTGTACCCGGATGTCGTCGAGTCCGGTGGTGGCACGGGGGCGGCCAACATCAAGTCGCACCACAACGTCGGAGGGCTGCCCGAGGACCTGCAGTTCAAGCTCGTCGAGCCGCTGCGCTCGCTGTTCAAGGACGAGGTGCGGCAGGTCGGGCTCGAGCTCGGAGTGCCGGAGGCGATCGTCTGGCGCCAGCCGTTCCCGGGTCCGGGGCTCGGCATCCGCATCGTCGGTGAGGTGACCGCCGAGCGGCTCTCCATCCTTCGGGCGGCCGACGCCATCGCGCGCCACGAGCTGTCCTTGGCCGGCCTGGACCGCGACATCTGGCAGTGCCCCGTGGTGCTGCTGGCTGACGTGCGATCCGTTGGCGTGCAAGGGGATGGGCGCACCTATGGTCACCCGATCGTCCTGCGCCCGGTGTCCTCCGAGGACGCCATGACGGCCGACTGGACGCGCGTGCCCTACGACGTGCTGGCCAAGATCTCGACCCGGATCACCAACGAGGTGCGTGAGGTCAACCGGGTCGTGCTCGACGTCACGAGCAAGCCGCCCGGCACCATCGAGTGGGAGTAG
- a CDS encoding lysophospholipid acyltransferase family protein → MRPGRERGLSTAAVNDALSRAVMRHVLIGPPLKLLTGLHVEGRANVPREGGLIVASNHLSFIDSIVIPLASGRQVHFLGKAEYFQGSGLRGAAVRWFHSTAGTIPVDRADPRAAAASLDLAEEVLRQGEAFGVYPEGTRSPDGRLHRGRTGVARMALSTGATLLPCAVIGTDKVQPAGSNGFRPGKVTVRFGQPVDVAGLSARFQKAALLRAITDATMDAIGELSGQERSGMYASDVKSGMGTGARGPSA, encoded by the coding sequence GTGCGGCCCGGTAGGGAGCGCGGCCTGAGCACAGCCGCGGTCAACGACGCGCTGAGCCGGGCGGTGATGCGGCACGTCCTCATCGGGCCACCGCTCAAGCTGCTGACCGGACTGCACGTCGAGGGGCGCGCCAACGTCCCGCGCGAGGGCGGCCTCATCGTCGCGTCCAACCACCTGTCCTTCATCGACTCGATCGTGATCCCGCTCGCCTCGGGCCGGCAGGTGCACTTCCTGGGCAAGGCGGAGTACTTCCAGGGGTCGGGGCTGCGGGGGGCGGCGGTCCGGTGGTTCCACTCGACCGCGGGGACGATTCCCGTCGACCGTGCCGATCCGCGGGCTGCTGCTGCATCGCTCGACCTCGCCGAAGAGGTGCTGCGCCAGGGAGAGGCGTTCGGCGTCTACCCCGAGGGGACCCGTTCGCCCGACGGCCGCCTGCACCGCGGCCGCACCGGAGTCGCCCGGATGGCGCTGTCGACCGGGGCGACCCTGCTGCCGTGCGCGGTGATCGGGACGGACAAGGTGCAGCCGGCAGGCTCCAACGGTTTCCGACCGGGGAAGGTAACCGTCCGATTCGGTCAGCCGGTCGACGTCGCAGGCCTCTCCGCTCGCTTCCAGAAGGCCGCGTTGTTGCGGGCCATCACGGACGCGACCATGGACGCGATCGGCGAGCTCTCCGGACAGGAGCGCTCTGGGATGTACGCCTCCGACGTGAAGTCTGGGATGGGCACGGGAGCACGCGGGCCTTCGGCCTGA
- a CDS encoding oxidoreductase — protein sequence MAWKPTEITDLSGTTAIVTGANSGIGFVEARTLAEHGAHVILAVRNLDAGRAAAARIAGSTAVETLDLASQESVREFAARIDGPVDLLVNNAGVMAPPTRRTTADGYELQFATNHLGHFALTARLLPALLAAPSPRVTTVASVAHHQGDDRVVDGNPPEGYDPRVSYGRTKLANLLFALELHRRATAAGSPLTSTAAHPGVAVTNLVASRDGMGARWIVRTFAPPLMRLVLPGSEGGAEAILYAATAAAAGSYSGPQGPGEVRGKVGPAKLSSLASDPDLARRLWTISEELTGVPFDIWGKDGPESHSGRTPGLTDPPRS from the coding sequence ATGGCTTGGAAGCCCACCGAGATCACCGACCTGAGCGGTACGACCGCCATCGTCACCGGCGCCAACTCTGGAATCGGGTTCGTGGAGGCCCGAACCCTGGCCGAACACGGCGCTCACGTCATCCTCGCGGTCCGCAACCTGGACGCGGGCCGCGCGGCCGCCGCAAGGATTGCCGGCAGCACCGCCGTCGAAACTCTCGACCTGGCGTCCCAGGAGTCGGTGCGCGAGTTCGCAGCGCGGATCGACGGCCCGGTCGACCTGCTCGTGAACAACGCCGGCGTGATGGCGCCCCCGACGCGCCGGACCACCGCTGACGGGTACGAGCTGCAGTTCGCGACGAACCATCTCGGGCACTTCGCGCTGACGGCTCGACTGCTGCCCGCCTTGCTGGCGGCTCCCTCACCGCGAGTGACGACCGTGGCCTCAGTGGCACACCACCAGGGTGACGACCGGGTCGTCGATGGCAATCCCCCGGAGGGCTACGACCCGAGGGTCTCGTACGGTCGCACCAAGCTGGCCAATCTCTTGTTCGCCCTGGAGCTCCACCGCCGGGCCACTGCGGCGGGATCACCACTGACGTCGACAGCGGCCCACCCGGGGGTGGCCGTCACCAACCTCGTCGCGAGTCGCGACGGCATGGGGGCGCGATGGATCGTGCGCACCTTTGCACCGCCCCTCATGCGCCTCGTGCTTCCGGGATCCGAGGGCGGAGCCGAGGCGATCCTGTATGCCGCGACTGCGGCTGCCGCGGGCTCGTACAGCGGGCCCCAAGGGCCCGGTGAGGTCCGCGGCAAGGTGGGCCCAGCGAAACTCAGCTCGCTGGCGAGCGACCCCGACCTCGCCCGTCGACTGTGGACCATCAGCGAGGAGCTCACGGGCGTGCCGTTCGACATCTGGGGCAAAGACGGGCCCGAGAGCCATAGCGGTCGGACCCCGGGCCTCACGGATCCCCCTCGGAGCTGA
- a CDS encoding ribonuclease E inhibitor RraB has product MGLFWRNKLASFDTGHAGDDQTLTQLSQMSGLTAPRRWVHYPYFADEAGVREAAGVVAAAGWELQNVAESAAGGPDWVVIAERHGAVTDPDTVREREPSSKASLNSGRAATTTAGKPAPKPVAFGSKSEGVYPPATSHPAATEAHGGQD; this is encoded by the coding sequence ATGGGACTCTTTTGGCGTAACAAACTGGCGTCATTCGACACCGGACACGCAGGTGACGACCAGACTCTGACTCAGTTGTCGCAGATGAGCGGTCTGACTGCTCCGCGTCGCTGGGTGCACTACCCCTACTTTGCCGACGAGGCCGGGGTGCGTGAGGCGGCTGGAGTGGTGGCTGCCGCGGGGTGGGAGTTGCAGAACGTCGCCGAGTCCGCGGCCGGTGGCCCCGATTGGGTCGTCATCGCTGAACGGCATGGAGCCGTCACAGATCCAGACACCGTTCGCGAGCGCGAGCCTTCTTCGAAGGCGTCGCTCAACAGTGGCCGGGCGGCGACTACGACGGCTGGGAAGCCAGCGCCTAAACCAGTCGCTTTCGGGAGCAAAAGTGAGGGCGTCTATCCGCCGGCTACGTCGCACCCCGCGGCGACCGAGGCGCACGGCGGGCAGGACTGA
- a CDS encoding N-acetylmuramoyl-L-alanine amidase, with the protein MAVVTPAMAGTPGAVAAARPLGACASGLPVSHRTVVFLDPGHGANVAPTKATSGGSTGIYSGENTSGGGEDANVFTVALRAKALLEQAGYKVVLSRTSNPDRLRRTLWQKGNAAETANSGKPADIAVSLHTDAKANIGAGQIYYDNQGGYRQNNSNSTRRVFDNPAVAAKSKAYGVQFQKVRNSLQGTWIGLYAGHHFAASRNLGSYGTIPIVMLSAQHVPWVYNEFGRTTSSGLSSHDISVYVTSVVRGVEHSIGPAVVGCTP; encoded by the coding sequence ATGGCTGTGGTGACACCGGCGATGGCTGGGACGCCGGGCGCGGTGGCAGCCGCGAGGCCGCTGGGTGCCTGTGCGTCCGGGCTACCCGTCAGCCACCGCACGGTGGTCTTCCTCGACCCCGGCCACGGGGCGAACGTGGCGCCGACCAAGGCGACGTCAGGCGGTTCGACGGGTATCTACTCGGGCGAGAACACCAGCGGCGGCGGTGAGGACGCCAACGTCTTCACCGTTGCGCTGCGCGCCAAGGCGCTCCTGGAGCAGGCCGGATACAAGGTCGTCCTGTCCCGGACATCGAACCCGGACAGGCTGCGCCGGACCCTCTGGCAGAAGGGGAACGCGGCAGAAACGGCCAACTCCGGAAAGCCCGCAGACATCGCCGTCAGCCTGCACACCGACGCGAAGGCGAACATCGGCGCCGGTCAGATCTACTACGACAACCAGGGCGGTTACCGGCAGAACAACTCGAACTCGACGCGCCGGGTCTTCGACAACCCGGCCGTGGCCGCCAAGAGCAAGGCGTACGGAGTGCAGTTCCAGAAGGTGCGAAACTCCCTACAGGGAACTTGGATCGGCCTGTACGCCGGGCACCACTTCGCGGCGTCGCGCAACCTGGGCTCGTACGGGACCATCCCCATCGTGATGCTGTCTGCGCAACATGTGCCGTGGGTCTACAACGAGTTCGGTCGGACTACGAGCAGCGGCTTGAGCTCCCACGACATCAGCGTCTACGTGACGTCCGTCGTCCGCGGTGTCGAACACTCCATCGGTCCCGCCGTTGTCGGGTGCACCCCCTGA